TCCATCCACCAGCACAGGCAGCAGCATAGCCCGCAAGCTTCTTCTTCCTGATTAATACTCCAGTTGCCTGGCCATCGATCGTCGTCCTCGCATTGCCTAGCGGAGAAGGAAGCGGAGATAGTTGGCTTCTGGCGTGTGGAGATGGCGTCGAGGGCTATGATGGTGGCGGTGCTgctcgcggcggtggcggcgacgtgCGCGCGGGCGCAGCTGCATGAGAAGTTCTACGGCGAGACGTGCCCCAGCGTGGAGGACGTCGTGAGGAAGGAGATGGTGAGGGCGCTGTCACTTGCGCCCAGCCTCGCCGGGCCGCTCCTCCGGATgcacttccacgactgcttcgtcagGGTAAGCTACACTTGCATGCATGTAGTATACCCTCATTGCCCCGTCGTGTGCAGTGCAGTGCAGTGGCCTGACCATGGTGAGTCCGTGAATGCAGGGGTGCGACGGCTCGGTTCTGCTGGACTCGGCCAACAAGACGGCGGAGAAGGACGCGAAGCCGAACCAGACGCTCCGTGGCTTCGACTTCGTCGAGAAGGTGAAGGCCGCCGTGGAGAAGGCCTGCCCTGAcaccgtctcctgcgccgacataCTCGCCCTCATGGCCAGGGATGCAGTCTGGCTGGTGAGTACCACTACAATACTAAGCAAATTTGCAAATGCCACGAGGTAGGTACGTCCGTACGTGTGGAAGCTGGATTCTCAATGCTGCTCGATCATGGTTTTTTTTCCAGAGCAAGGGCCCATTCTGGGAAGTTCCTTTGGGCCGGCGTGACGGCAGCGTGTCCATCTCCAACGAGACCAACCAGCTGCCACCCCCGACCGCCAACTTCACCGTGCTCACCCAGCTCTTCGCCGCCAAGAACCTCGACTCCAAGGACCTCGTCGTCCTCTCCGCCGGGCACACCATCGGGAcgtcgcactgcttctccttctCCGACCGTCTCTACAACTTCACCGGCAGGGTGAACCCCACCGACATTGACCCCACACTGGAACCGCAGTACATGGCGAAGCTGAGGAACAAGTGCACCAGCCTCAACGACAACACCACCCTCGTGGAGATGGACCCCGGGAGCTTCAGGACCTTCGACCTCGCCTACTTCAAGAACGTCGTCAAGCGGAGGGGCCTCTTCCACTCCGACGGCGCGCTGCTCACCAACGCCTTCACCCGCGCCTACGTCGAGCGCCATGCCGGCGGCAGCTACAAGGAGGAGTTCTTCGCCGACTTCGCCGCCTCCATGATCAAGATGGGCAACGCCGACGTGCTCACTGGGAGCCAGGGCGAGATCAGGAAGAAGTGCAACGTACCCAATCATTAACTGACCGAGGCAGAAAGGGCCGCCGTTCGCAGCTAGCATGACAACGGGTTGATGAGGCTTCTCATTTGTGACCATCTTTTTTCCTTTTAGATTGCTTCCTCCCTTCTGATCCCTCACACACCCCACGCCACACGCACCCCAGTTTTCACTTTATTGATTGATTGTTTTGTTTTGTGACATCCATGTAAAGTTTGCTCCAAGAACTCAGTCACAATAAACCTTGTTTTTTCTATTGCGAGATGCTCCAGTGGGTCCCAAATAGCGTGACTACGTTTTTTTCCGGAAAAACTTCCAttctattcatcttcaattatggTAGTACATAGAACAACATggataataaaaattacaaccatgcAAGTGGGCCACCTAAAATTGACTCTCACGCCCCCGCCCTAAAATTgactctcgcccccccccccccccaaaatttCGGATCGCCCCCGCGCCCCTCGGCTGGGCGACACGGGCGGCTACCCATCCAATCTACAGCGACACCACCTCAGCGCTCCCCCTGCCGCCACGGCGGCGGCAGGCCCTGCCCTTTTTTCTTTCTATTGCATGACTCCCAGGCGGGCATTGTAGTCAGATTACCATGCTAATCTCCAGCGGCGTGACGCGGTGTCTCACTAAGAAGTTGCATCCTACCCCGTTGTCCCAGCAGCCATGGAGCGTTTGTCTCCCAATGGCGTACAACAAGGTGGGTACGACGTCTTCAACTCCAGTGTGGGACATCATCATCCAGCGACACATCAAGCTGATCTTCGGCTGCGCCGTAGTGAAGATCATGGAAGGCCTGCTTGTGGTGCTGTCGGTGGGTACGTGATTTGGCCGATTGGCTTCGCGTTCCTTGATGACACAGCTCCCATGGCGCTCGTGCGCTGGACTGCTGATCTGGTGGCGGTAGTGGTGTGCCTTGTCATGGTCACTCAAAGGTTCTCATGAGGACTGCCCTCTCTAGATCCGGTGGTTGATTTCGGTATGGAGATGCAAACTATGGATGATGGTTTGACGCAGAGGAGTGGTGGTGCAGCATCAGCAGTCACATATCGCATGCAACTGCTGAGATCGTGGAAAAGCGGCGGCGACAACACATACGTGACGTCGATGGTATGAGGGTGTTACATGAGCACCCGGTCTCGAGTTCGATGGTGAAAGCCTTGGTCTGGCCTATGTtagttatacctggcaatggcgatgtttctacatcgttaccttgttgaaggcattgctcggatatgctcggactgattcttcagggtgaaaacctagattccaGCTTGTGTGGTTGAATCAGGTGATGCGGCGATTGTACATtgctcccttcctgaaggcgttgttgttgaagaacctCGTCGTTCATGTGGTGTCATAacatggttggtgcggatatggtctttGTTGTACTTTGCCAATCGTAGATCTGATTGCTTTGTTTTTTTCTCTCGCCTACTTATAGCTTTGGTCatacatgactttgctatttgtcagcgtattttgtgtgtgtgtgtgggtttggctgtgtgcatcctaactatgcagaggtCGGGTGTGTGCTCTTTGTGTTTGTATCttcttgatgctccattttgagccaataaaatccaccctttatcgaaaaatgttcgtggaccacctagcgacaactatAAGTACttgagcgagccgaaggcgcgccgccatcatcgTCCCTTCCTcactggagccgggcaaacctcattatagtagacagtcagaaagtcgttgtgctaaggccccataggaccacaCTAGAGCAGCAACCATCGCCAATGAACAAAGTCGTAGATCAGAAGTATCAAACCTGTAAACACTcaaacgaagaccggatccaaacagATCCACCAAAGACCAGCACTGACCGAATCCTGCGAGATCCGACGGAGACACACCTTCCACACGCCCttcgacgatgctagacgcaccatcaGGATGGGGATAGAgcgtgggagacattattcctactaagggacatcgccgccgccacacAACCTCAACCAAGATGCTGAATCTAACAAGAACAAGAATGGGGTCCCTCCCACCGGccggggaagggggggggggggggggggcgagatccTCCGCACCTTCATGGCCCAGAGGCCATCGGAGATGGGGCGaaccggcggcggcgccgacgagAGGAGAAGGGGCTTTTCTTATGGAAGAGGAAAGAGATTGCAAGTGTAAGGTTGAAGAGGCCT
This DNA window, taken from Triticum aestivum cultivar Chinese Spring chromosome 1D, IWGSC CS RefSeq v2.1, whole genome shotgun sequence, encodes the following:
- the LOC123172065 gene encoding peroxidase 1: MASRAMMVAVLLAAVAATCARAQLHEKFYGETCPSVEDVVRKEMVRALSLAPSLAGPLLRMHFHDCFVRGCDGSVLLDSANKTAEKDAKPNQTLRGFDFVEKVKAAVEKACPDTVSCADILALMARDAVWLSKGPFWEVPLGRRDGSVSISNETNQLPPPTANFTVLTQLFAAKNLDSKDLVVLSAGHTIGTSHCFSFSDRLYNFTGRVNPTDIDPTLEPQYMAKLRNKCTSLNDNTTLVEMDPGSFRTFDLAYFKNVVKRRGLFHSDGALLTNAFTRAYVERHAGGSYKEEFFADFAASMIKMGNADVLTGSQGEIRKKCNVPNH